From the genome of Anoplopoma fimbria isolate UVic2021 breed Golden Eagle Sablefish chromosome 1, Afim_UVic_2022, whole genome shotgun sequence, one region includes:
- the gemin7 gene encoding gem-associated protein 7 isoform X1, translating into MLITGGNKRLNMATPVSVLRLPKGPDANSRGFDPQSPRFIALCRTSIPTSAGSEADAEQLPREQHARSVLRESFLRCLLSMAHKKIQFHMYERVKVEATFRASDIDVLNFQVSDLHTPIGVQKEALIRCQDVISFTFDS; encoded by the exons ATGCTGATAACTGGAGGAAACA AAAGACTCAACATGGCAACGCCGGTGTCTGTGCTCCGTCTGCCAAAAGGACCCGATGCGAACAGCAGGGGATTTGACCCACAATCACCCCGTTTCATTGCTCTCTGTCGAACCTCCATTCCCACTTCTGCTGGGTCTGAGGCAGATGCTGAGCAGCTGCCGAGGGAGCAGCATGCCCGATCCGTGCTGAGAGAGAGTTTCCTCCGATGTCTCCTGTCAATGGCCCATAAGAAGATTCAGTTTCACATGTATGAGAGGGTTAAGGTGGAGGCCACGTTTAGAGCATCTGACATCGATGTGCTGAACTTTCAGGTGTCAGACCTGCACACTCCCATCGGGGTGCAAAAAGAGGCACTGATCAGGTGTCAGGATGTGATTTCATTCACTTTTGATTCATGA
- the gemin7 gene encoding gem-associated protein 7 isoform X2, with translation MATPVSVLRLPKGPDANSRGFDPQSPRFIALCRTSIPTSAGSEADAEQLPREQHARSVLRESFLRCLLSMAHKKIQFHMYERVKVEATFRASDIDVLNFQVSDLHTPIGVQKEALIRCQDVISFTFDS, from the coding sequence ATGGCAACGCCGGTGTCTGTGCTCCGTCTGCCAAAAGGACCCGATGCGAACAGCAGGGGATTTGACCCACAATCACCCCGTTTCATTGCTCTCTGTCGAACCTCCATTCCCACTTCTGCTGGGTCTGAGGCAGATGCTGAGCAGCTGCCGAGGGAGCAGCATGCCCGATCCGTGCTGAGAGAGAGTTTCCTCCGATGTCTCCTGTCAATGGCCCATAAGAAGATTCAGTTTCACATGTATGAGAGGGTTAAGGTGGAGGCCACGTTTAGAGCATCTGACATCGATGTGCTGAACTTTCAGGTGTCAGACCTGCACACTCCCATCGGGGTGCAAAAAGAGGCACTGATCAGGTGTCAGGATGTGATTTCATTCACTTTTGATTCATGA